The following proteins come from a genomic window of Ictalurus furcatus strain D&B chromosome 26, Billie_1.0, whole genome shotgun sequence:
- the eri2 gene encoding ERI1 exoribonuclease 2 isoform X1, whose protein sequence is MSTKKLAKELGLIRKRTPSSSSLSHTSASNQLFSYLIVIDFESTCWREKNNHGQEIIEFPAVLMNTHTGQIESEFHSYVQPQEHPVLSSFCTELTGITQEQVEAGLPLHICLSRFTRWLHTLQQERDVVFPRDYTQTHPAVSGKPCAFLTWSDWDLGVCLQYECKRKQISKPEVLNSWIDLRATYRIFYYRKPKGLNGALQDLGIEFSGREHSGLDDARNTARLAWRMIRDGYMMKITKSLSRAPLKSGAPVRGVCAEGRVCNKWEEKQPTHTGDTHTGLHAVTSSHTSVCQSLVSLHTVLSSITTPLHTLTVTHASRPDTPLTHGSCLDTPVSDWPEDFVLTEFGESGSYDDVIEDFSENVPHDSASHVCKTKPRPLNSNPPCSNKDPIRSLKGFGTRTTPTIPFSIYNDQSHQSSSSSSSSSSCSVFHAPSSDLSSTVNQSARPAVAVNQSACSSIPINQSKLSSVSVNQSACSYYSINQSHNSISPNQSALSYISVNQSAHSSFSINQTRPSCSVNQSSLSSSSKQLPLPPPRGGLKITAPLCDCGRRSRRLTVCNGGPNHGRAFYTCAGRRSSGPAPRDSTHPGSTNRINGCGFFKWESALIKSSAVSRNTSALGSNLSTAASRNFR, encoded by the exons ATGTCAACAAAGAAACTGGCCaa GGAGCTGGGGCTTATCAGGAAGCGCACTCCATCCTCCAgctcactttcacacacatctGCTTCAA atCAGCTGTTCTCATATCTGATCGTCATTGACTTTGAGTCAACGTGCTGGAGGGAGAAGAACAATCATGGACAGGAGATCA TCGAGTTCCCCGCTGTactgatgaacacacacaccggaCAGATAGAGTCTGAGTTCCACTCGTACGTCCAGCCGCAGGAACACCCGGTTCTCTCCTCCTTCTGTACAGAACTCACCGGCAttacacag GAGCAGGTGGAGGCGGGGCTTCCTCTGCACATCTGCCTGTCCCGGTTTACACGCTGGcttcacacactgcagcagGAAAGAGACGTGGTGTTCCCGAGAgattacacacagacacaccccgCTGTGTCGGGGAAACCCTGTGCCTTCCTCACCTggtcag ATTGGGATCtcggtgtgtgtttgcagtacGAGTGTAAACGCAAGCAGATCTCTAAACCTGAGGTTCTGAATAGCTGGATTGACCTTCGAGCTACATACAGg ATTTTCTACTACCGCAAACCCAAAGGCCTTAATGGAGCCCTGCAGGACCTGGGCATCGAGTTCTCTGGGCGAGAACActccg gtCTGGACGATGCCCGGAACACGGCTCGATTGGCCTGGCGCATGATCAGAGACGGCTACATGATGAAAATAACTAAATCTCTGAGCAGG gcaCCGCTGAAGTCTGGAGCGCCGGTGCGAGGTGTGTGTGCTGAAGGACGTGTGTGTAACAAGTGGGAAGAGAAGCAGCCGACACACACCggcgacacacacacagggttacacgctgtgacatcatcacacacgAGTGTGTGTCAGAGTCTGGTGTCCCTGCACACCGTCCTGTCCTCCATCACCACCCCGCTGCACACACTGACCGTCACACACGCGTCACGCCCGGACACACCCCTTACACATGGGTCATGCCTGGACACGCCAGTGTCTGATTGGCCGGAGGACTTTGTGTTGACGGAATTCGGGGAGTCTGGTTCCTATGACGACGTGATAGAGGACTTCTCTGAAAACGTGCCCCATGACTCCGCCTCTCATGTGTGTAAGACAAAGCCACGCCCACTTAACTCCAACCCCCCTTGTTCAAATAAAGACCCAATCAGATCTCTGAAAGGATTCGGCACAAGGACAACTCCCACAATCCCTTTCTCCATTTACAATGACCAATCACATcagtcctcctcctcctcctcctcctcctcctcctgttcagTGTTTCATGCTCCTTCCTCCGATCTGTCATCAACAGTCAACCAATCAGCTCGGCCCGCCGTCGCCGTCAACCAATCAGCTTGCTCCTCTATCCCTATAAACCAGTCAAAactctcctctgtctctgttAACCAATCTGCTTGCTCCTATTATTCTATCAACCAATCACACAATTCCATCTCTCCCAACCAATCAGCTCTCTCATATATCTCCGTGAACCAATCCGCTCATTCCTCCTTTTCTATCAACCAAACCCGACCTTCTTGCTCTGTTAACCAATCAtcactctcctcctcctctaagCAGTTGCCCCTCCCACCTCCAAGGGGTGGGCTTAAGATCACGGCTCCGCTGTGTGATTGTGGGCGGCGGTCAAGGAGGTTGACTGTGTGTAATGGCGGACCGAACCATGGCCGGGCCTTCTACACCTGTGCGGGGAGGAGGAGCTCAGGCCCCGCCCCTCGCGACTCCACCCATCCAGGCTCCACCAATCGTATAAATGGGTGTGGCTTCTTTAAGTGGGAGTCGGCACTGATTAAGTCCTCAGCTGTCAGCAGAAACACTTCAGCGCTGGGCTCCAACCTGAGTACAGCGGCTTCCAGAAACTTCCGAtga
- the eri2 gene encoding ERI1 exoribonuclease 2 isoform X2, with the protein MSTKKLAKELGLIRKRTPSSSSLSHTSASNQLFSYLIVIDFESTCWREKNNHGQEIIEFPAVLMNTHTGQIESEFHSYVQPQEHPVLSSFCTELTGITQEQVEAGLPLHICLSRFTRWLHTLQQERDVVFPRDYTQTHPAVSGKPCAFLTWSDWDLGVCLQYECKRKQISKPEVLNSWIDLRATYRIFYYRKPKGLNGALQDLGIEFSGREHSGLDDARNTARLAWRMIRDGYMMKITKSLSRSGAPVRGVCAEGRVCNKWEEKQPTHTGDTHTGLHAVTSSHTSVCQSLVSLHTVLSSITTPLHTLTVTHASRPDTPLTHGSCLDTPVSDWPEDFVLTEFGESGSYDDVIEDFSENVPHDSASHVCKTKPRPLNSNPPCSNKDPIRSLKGFGTRTTPTIPFSIYNDQSHQSSSSSSSSSSCSVFHAPSSDLSSTVNQSARPAVAVNQSACSSIPINQSKLSSVSVNQSACSYYSINQSHNSISPNQSALSYISVNQSAHSSFSINQTRPSCSVNQSSLSSSSKQLPLPPPRGGLKITAPLCDCGRRSRRLTVCNGGPNHGRAFYTCAGRRSSGPAPRDSTHPGSTNRINGCGFFKWESALIKSSAVSRNTSALGSNLSTAASRNFR; encoded by the exons ATGTCAACAAAGAAACTGGCCaa GGAGCTGGGGCTTATCAGGAAGCGCACTCCATCCTCCAgctcactttcacacacatctGCTTCAA atCAGCTGTTCTCATATCTGATCGTCATTGACTTTGAGTCAACGTGCTGGAGGGAGAAGAACAATCATGGACAGGAGATCA TCGAGTTCCCCGCTGTactgatgaacacacacaccggaCAGATAGAGTCTGAGTTCCACTCGTACGTCCAGCCGCAGGAACACCCGGTTCTCTCCTCCTTCTGTACAGAACTCACCGGCAttacacag GAGCAGGTGGAGGCGGGGCTTCCTCTGCACATCTGCCTGTCCCGGTTTACACGCTGGcttcacacactgcagcagGAAAGAGACGTGGTGTTCCCGAGAgattacacacagacacaccccgCTGTGTCGGGGAAACCCTGTGCCTTCCTCACCTggtcag ATTGGGATCtcggtgtgtgtttgcagtacGAGTGTAAACGCAAGCAGATCTCTAAACCTGAGGTTCTGAATAGCTGGATTGACCTTCGAGCTACATACAGg ATTTTCTACTACCGCAAACCCAAAGGCCTTAATGGAGCCCTGCAGGACCTGGGCATCGAGTTCTCTGGGCGAGAACActccg gtCTGGACGATGCCCGGAACACGGCTCGATTGGCCTGGCGCATGATCAGAGACGGCTACATGATGAAAATAACTAAATCTCTGAGCAGG TCTGGAGCGCCGGTGCGAGGTGTGTGTGCTGAAGGACGTGTGTGTAACAAGTGGGAAGAGAAGCAGCCGACACACACCggcgacacacacacagggttacacgctgtgacatcatcacacacgAGTGTGTGTCAGAGTCTGGTGTCCCTGCACACCGTCCTGTCCTCCATCACCACCCCGCTGCACACACTGACCGTCACACACGCGTCACGCCCGGACACACCCCTTACACATGGGTCATGCCTGGACACGCCAGTGTCTGATTGGCCGGAGGACTTTGTGTTGACGGAATTCGGGGAGTCTGGTTCCTATGACGACGTGATAGAGGACTTCTCTGAAAACGTGCCCCATGACTCCGCCTCTCATGTGTGTAAGACAAAGCCACGCCCACTTAACTCCAACCCCCCTTGTTCAAATAAAGACCCAATCAGATCTCTGAAAGGATTCGGCACAAGGACAACTCCCACAATCCCTTTCTCCATTTACAATGACCAATCACATcagtcctcctcctcctcctcctcctcctcctcctgttcagTGTTTCATGCTCCTTCCTCCGATCTGTCATCAACAGTCAACCAATCAGCTCGGCCCGCCGTCGCCGTCAACCAATCAGCTTGCTCCTCTATCCCTATAAACCAGTCAAAactctcctctgtctctgttAACCAATCTGCTTGCTCCTATTATTCTATCAACCAATCACACAATTCCATCTCTCCCAACCAATCAGCTCTCTCATATATCTCCGTGAACCAATCCGCTCATTCCTCCTTTTCTATCAACCAAACCCGACCTTCTTGCTCTGTTAACCAATCAtcactctcctcctcctctaagCAGTTGCCCCTCCCACCTCCAAGGGGTGGGCTTAAGATCACGGCTCCGCTGTGTGATTGTGGGCGGCGGTCAAGGAGGTTGACTGTGTGTAATGGCGGACCGAACCATGGCCGGGCCTTCTACACCTGTGCGGGGAGGAGGAGCTCAGGCCCCGCCCCTCGCGACTCCACCCATCCAGGCTCCACCAATCGTATAAATGGGTGTGGCTTCTTTAAGTGGGAGTCGGCACTGATTAAGTCCTCAGCTGTCAGCAGAAACACTTCAGCGCTGGGCTCCAACCTGAGTACAGCGGCTTCCAGAAACTTCCGAtga
- the eri2 gene encoding ERI1 exoribonuclease 2 isoform X3 translates to MSTKKLAKELGLIRKRTPSSSSLSHTSASNQLFSYLIVIDFESTCWREKNNHGQEIIEFPAVLMNTHTGQIESEFHSYVQPQEHPVLSSFCTELTGITQQERDVVFPRDYTQTHPAVSGKPCAFLTWSDWDLGVCLQYECKRKQISKPEVLNSWIDLRATYRIFYYRKPKGLNGALQDLGIEFSGREHSGLDDARNTARLAWRMIRDGYMMKITKSLSRAPLKSGAPVRGVCAEGRVCNKWEEKQPTHTGDTHTGLHAVTSSHTSVCQSLVSLHTVLSSITTPLHTLTVTHASRPDTPLTHGSCLDTPVSDWPEDFVLTEFGESGSYDDVIEDFSENVPHDSASHVCKTKPRPLNSNPPCSNKDPIRSLKGFGTRTTPTIPFSIYNDQSHQSSSSSSSSSSCSVFHAPSSDLSSTVNQSARPAVAVNQSACSSIPINQSKLSSVSVNQSACSYYSINQSHNSISPNQSALSYISVNQSAHSSFSINQTRPSCSVNQSSLSSSSKQLPLPPPRGGLKITAPLCDCGRRSRRLTVCNGGPNHGRAFYTCAGRRSSGPAPRDSTHPGSTNRINGCGFFKWESALIKSSAVSRNTSALGSNLSTAASRNFR, encoded by the exons ATGTCAACAAAGAAACTGGCCaa GGAGCTGGGGCTTATCAGGAAGCGCACTCCATCCTCCAgctcactttcacacacatctGCTTCAA atCAGCTGTTCTCATATCTGATCGTCATTGACTTTGAGTCAACGTGCTGGAGGGAGAAGAACAATCATGGACAGGAGATCA TCGAGTTCCCCGCTGTactgatgaacacacacaccggaCAGATAGAGTCTGAGTTCCACTCGTACGTCCAGCCGCAGGAACACCCGGTTCTCTCCTCCTTCTGTACAGAACTCACCGGCAttacacag cagGAAAGAGACGTGGTGTTCCCGAGAgattacacacagacacaccccgCTGTGTCGGGGAAACCCTGTGCCTTCCTCACCTggtcag ATTGGGATCtcggtgtgtgtttgcagtacGAGTGTAAACGCAAGCAGATCTCTAAACCTGAGGTTCTGAATAGCTGGATTGACCTTCGAGCTACATACAGg ATTTTCTACTACCGCAAACCCAAAGGCCTTAATGGAGCCCTGCAGGACCTGGGCATCGAGTTCTCTGGGCGAGAACActccg gtCTGGACGATGCCCGGAACACGGCTCGATTGGCCTGGCGCATGATCAGAGACGGCTACATGATGAAAATAACTAAATCTCTGAGCAGG gcaCCGCTGAAGTCTGGAGCGCCGGTGCGAGGTGTGTGTGCTGAAGGACGTGTGTGTAACAAGTGGGAAGAGAAGCAGCCGACACACACCggcgacacacacacagggttacacgctgtgacatcatcacacacgAGTGTGTGTCAGAGTCTGGTGTCCCTGCACACCGTCCTGTCCTCCATCACCACCCCGCTGCACACACTGACCGTCACACACGCGTCACGCCCGGACACACCCCTTACACATGGGTCATGCCTGGACACGCCAGTGTCTGATTGGCCGGAGGACTTTGTGTTGACGGAATTCGGGGAGTCTGGTTCCTATGACGACGTGATAGAGGACTTCTCTGAAAACGTGCCCCATGACTCCGCCTCTCATGTGTGTAAGACAAAGCCACGCCCACTTAACTCCAACCCCCCTTGTTCAAATAAAGACCCAATCAGATCTCTGAAAGGATTCGGCACAAGGACAACTCCCACAATCCCTTTCTCCATTTACAATGACCAATCACATcagtcctcctcctcctcctcctcctcctcctcctgttcagTGTTTCATGCTCCTTCCTCCGATCTGTCATCAACAGTCAACCAATCAGCTCGGCCCGCCGTCGCCGTCAACCAATCAGCTTGCTCCTCTATCCCTATAAACCAGTCAAAactctcctctgtctctgttAACCAATCTGCTTGCTCCTATTATTCTATCAACCAATCACACAATTCCATCTCTCCCAACCAATCAGCTCTCTCATATATCTCCGTGAACCAATCCGCTCATTCCTCCTTTTCTATCAACCAAACCCGACCTTCTTGCTCTGTTAACCAATCAtcactctcctcctcctctaagCAGTTGCCCCTCCCACCTCCAAGGGGTGGGCTTAAGATCACGGCTCCGCTGTGTGATTGTGGGCGGCGGTCAAGGAGGTTGACTGTGTGTAATGGCGGACCGAACCATGGCCGGGCCTTCTACACCTGTGCGGGGAGGAGGAGCTCAGGCCCCGCCCCTCGCGACTCCACCCATCCAGGCTCCACCAATCGTATAAATGGGTGTGGCTTCTTTAAGTGGGAGTCGGCACTGATTAAGTCCTCAGCTGTCAGCAGAAACACTTCAGCGCTGGGCTCCAACCTGAGTACAGCGGCTTCCAGAAACTTCCGAtga
- the eri2 gene encoding ERI1 exoribonuclease 2 isoform X4 gives MDRRSEQVEAGLPLHICLSRFTRWLHTLQQERDVVFPRDYTQTHPAVSGKPCAFLTWSDWDLGVCLQYECKRKQISKPEVLNSWIDLRATYRIFYYRKPKGLNGALQDLGIEFSGREHSGLDDARNTARLAWRMIRDGYMMKITKSLSRAPLKSGAPVRGVCAEGRVCNKWEEKQPTHTGDTHTGLHAVTSSHTSVCQSLVSLHTVLSSITTPLHTLTVTHASRPDTPLTHGSCLDTPVSDWPEDFVLTEFGESGSYDDVIEDFSENVPHDSASHVCKTKPRPLNSNPPCSNKDPIRSLKGFGTRTTPTIPFSIYNDQSHQSSSSSSSSSSCSVFHAPSSDLSSTVNQSARPAVAVNQSACSSIPINQSKLSSVSVNQSACSYYSINQSHNSISPNQSALSYISVNQSAHSSFSINQTRPSCSVNQSSLSSSSKQLPLPPPRGGLKITAPLCDCGRRSRRLTVCNGGPNHGRAFYTCAGRRSSGPAPRDSTHPGSTNRINGCGFFKWESALIKSSAVSRNTSALGSNLSTAASRNFR, from the exons ATGGACAGGAGATCA GAGCAGGTGGAGGCGGGGCTTCCTCTGCACATCTGCCTGTCCCGGTTTACACGCTGGcttcacacactgcagcagGAAAGAGACGTGGTGTTCCCGAGAgattacacacagacacaccccgCTGTGTCGGGGAAACCCTGTGCCTTCCTCACCTggtcag ATTGGGATCtcggtgtgtgtttgcagtacGAGTGTAAACGCAAGCAGATCTCTAAACCTGAGGTTCTGAATAGCTGGATTGACCTTCGAGCTACATACAGg ATTTTCTACTACCGCAAACCCAAAGGCCTTAATGGAGCCCTGCAGGACCTGGGCATCGAGTTCTCTGGGCGAGAACActccg gtCTGGACGATGCCCGGAACACGGCTCGATTGGCCTGGCGCATGATCAGAGACGGCTACATGATGAAAATAACTAAATCTCTGAGCAGG gcaCCGCTGAAGTCTGGAGCGCCGGTGCGAGGTGTGTGTGCTGAAGGACGTGTGTGTAACAAGTGGGAAGAGAAGCAGCCGACACACACCggcgacacacacacagggttacacgctgtgacatcatcacacacgAGTGTGTGTCAGAGTCTGGTGTCCCTGCACACCGTCCTGTCCTCCATCACCACCCCGCTGCACACACTGACCGTCACACACGCGTCACGCCCGGACACACCCCTTACACATGGGTCATGCCTGGACACGCCAGTGTCTGATTGGCCGGAGGACTTTGTGTTGACGGAATTCGGGGAGTCTGGTTCCTATGACGACGTGATAGAGGACTTCTCTGAAAACGTGCCCCATGACTCCGCCTCTCATGTGTGTAAGACAAAGCCACGCCCACTTAACTCCAACCCCCCTTGTTCAAATAAAGACCCAATCAGATCTCTGAAAGGATTCGGCACAAGGACAACTCCCACAATCCCTTTCTCCATTTACAATGACCAATCACATcagtcctcctcctcctcctcctcctcctcctcctgttcagTGTTTCATGCTCCTTCCTCCGATCTGTCATCAACAGTCAACCAATCAGCTCGGCCCGCCGTCGCCGTCAACCAATCAGCTTGCTCCTCTATCCCTATAAACCAGTCAAAactctcctctgtctctgttAACCAATCTGCTTGCTCCTATTATTCTATCAACCAATCACACAATTCCATCTCTCCCAACCAATCAGCTCTCTCATATATCTCCGTGAACCAATCCGCTCATTCCTCCTTTTCTATCAACCAAACCCGACCTTCTTGCTCTGTTAACCAATCAtcactctcctcctcctctaagCAGTTGCCCCTCCCACCTCCAAGGGGTGGGCTTAAGATCACGGCTCCGCTGTGTGATTGTGGGCGGCGGTCAAGGAGGTTGACTGTGTGTAATGGCGGACCGAACCATGGCCGGGCCTTCTACACCTGTGCGGGGAGGAGGAGCTCAGGCCCCGCCCCTCGCGACTCCACCCATCCAGGCTCCACCAATCGTATAAATGGGTGTGGCTTCTTTAAGTGGGAGTCGGCACTGATTAAGTCCTCAGCTGTCAGCAGAAACACTTCAGCGCTGGGCTCCAACCTGAGTACAGCGGCTTCCAGAAACTTCCGAtga
- the eri2 gene encoding ERI1 exoribonuclease 2 isoform X5 — translation MDRRSQERDVVFPRDYTQTHPAVSGKPCAFLTWSDWDLGVCLQYECKRKQISKPEVLNSWIDLRATYRIFYYRKPKGLNGALQDLGIEFSGREHSGLDDARNTARLAWRMIRDGYMMKITKSLSRAPLKSGAPVRGVCAEGRVCNKWEEKQPTHTGDTHTGLHAVTSSHTSVCQSLVSLHTVLSSITTPLHTLTVTHASRPDTPLTHGSCLDTPVSDWPEDFVLTEFGESGSYDDVIEDFSENVPHDSASHVCKTKPRPLNSNPPCSNKDPIRSLKGFGTRTTPTIPFSIYNDQSHQSSSSSSSSSSCSVFHAPSSDLSSTVNQSARPAVAVNQSACSSIPINQSKLSSVSVNQSACSYYSINQSHNSISPNQSALSYISVNQSAHSSFSINQTRPSCSVNQSSLSSSSKQLPLPPPRGGLKITAPLCDCGRRSRRLTVCNGGPNHGRAFYTCAGRRSSGPAPRDSTHPGSTNRINGCGFFKWESALIKSSAVSRNTSALGSNLSTAASRNFR, via the exons ATGGACAGGAGATCA cagGAAAGAGACGTGGTGTTCCCGAGAgattacacacagacacaccccgCTGTGTCGGGGAAACCCTGTGCCTTCCTCACCTggtcag ATTGGGATCtcggtgtgtgtttgcagtacGAGTGTAAACGCAAGCAGATCTCTAAACCTGAGGTTCTGAATAGCTGGATTGACCTTCGAGCTACATACAGg ATTTTCTACTACCGCAAACCCAAAGGCCTTAATGGAGCCCTGCAGGACCTGGGCATCGAGTTCTCTGGGCGAGAACActccg gtCTGGACGATGCCCGGAACACGGCTCGATTGGCCTGGCGCATGATCAGAGACGGCTACATGATGAAAATAACTAAATCTCTGAGCAGG gcaCCGCTGAAGTCTGGAGCGCCGGTGCGAGGTGTGTGTGCTGAAGGACGTGTGTGTAACAAGTGGGAAGAGAAGCAGCCGACACACACCggcgacacacacacagggttacacgctgtgacatcatcacacacgAGTGTGTGTCAGAGTCTGGTGTCCCTGCACACCGTCCTGTCCTCCATCACCACCCCGCTGCACACACTGACCGTCACACACGCGTCACGCCCGGACACACCCCTTACACATGGGTCATGCCTGGACACGCCAGTGTCTGATTGGCCGGAGGACTTTGTGTTGACGGAATTCGGGGAGTCTGGTTCCTATGACGACGTGATAGAGGACTTCTCTGAAAACGTGCCCCATGACTCCGCCTCTCATGTGTGTAAGACAAAGCCACGCCCACTTAACTCCAACCCCCCTTGTTCAAATAAAGACCCAATCAGATCTCTGAAAGGATTCGGCACAAGGACAACTCCCACAATCCCTTTCTCCATTTACAATGACCAATCACATcagtcctcctcctcctcctcctcctcctcctcctgttcagTGTTTCATGCTCCTTCCTCCGATCTGTCATCAACAGTCAACCAATCAGCTCGGCCCGCCGTCGCCGTCAACCAATCAGCTTGCTCCTCTATCCCTATAAACCAGTCAAAactctcctctgtctctgttAACCAATCTGCTTGCTCCTATTATTCTATCAACCAATCACACAATTCCATCTCTCCCAACCAATCAGCTCTCTCATATATCTCCGTGAACCAATCCGCTCATTCCTCCTTTTCTATCAACCAAACCCGACCTTCTTGCTCTGTTAACCAATCAtcactctcctcctcctctaagCAGTTGCCCCTCCCACCTCCAAGGGGTGGGCTTAAGATCACGGCTCCGCTGTGTGATTGTGGGCGGCGGTCAAGGAGGTTGACTGTGTGTAATGGCGGACCGAACCATGGCCGGGCCTTCTACACCTGTGCGGGGAGGAGGAGCTCAGGCCCCGCCCCTCGCGACTCCACCCATCCAGGCTCCACCAATCGTATAAATGGGTGTGGCTTCTTTAAGTGGGAGTCGGCACTGATTAAGTCCTCAGCTGTCAGCAGAAACACTTCAGCGCTGGGCTCCAACCTGAGTACAGCGGCTTCCAGAAACTTCCGAtga
- the LOC128601848 gene encoding macrophage mannose receptor 1-like, translating to MVTMFLLVLLSAFSPPVHSRLTTFQIIPSKMTQTAARAACREKYTDLVTVYSDEDNTDLYNMKPYGYWRWIGLYRSVFSEKWSNGDPVTFRNLAGVCGTSSYCAAMKADGSWESLQCTGTRYFMCYEEDASSQTPNYHLILENKTWSGAQSYCRGKYTDLVSIRDQQQNEEVKIKGLNSTTSFWIGLLCDDWQWTDGGNSTYRNWGSGQPHSSSSDCVVLKRGKWESHPCNHLHYPLCYYISIHVSDEALSWEEALDHCRDGNRTAFLSIDSESEQKEVESELRRRDVSEPVWVGLRQSRLFGFWIWADGKAVFPYSYWDEGKQPEHHLSQHCGAVDPRKDFSWRDMNCQSRYKALCLIKCSP from the exons ATGGTAACCATGTTCCTGTTGGTCCTGCTCTCAG CTTTTTCTCCTCCAGTCCACAGCCGTCTCACTACGTTCCAGATCATTCCGAGTAAAATGACTCAGACTGCGGCTCGGGCAGCTTGCAGAGAAAAATACACCGACCTCGTCACTGTGTACTCTGATGAAGACAACACTGACCTGTATAATATGAAGCCTTATGGGTATTGGAGATGGATCGGTCTCTATCgcagtgtgttcagtgagaAATGGTCTAATGGTGATCCTGTAACATTCAGAAATCTGGCAGGGGTTTGTGGGACATCGAGCTACTGTGCTGCTATGAAGGCTGATGgttcatgggaaagtcttcagtgcACAGGGACGCGATATTTCATGTGCTATGAAGAAG ACGCTTCTTCACAGACTCCTAATTATCATCTAATCCTTGAGAATAAGACCTGGTCTGGTGCTCAGAGTTACTGCAGGGGGAAATACACTGACCTGGTCAGTATCAGAGATCAGCAGCAGAATGAAGAGGTGAAGATTAAAGGGTTAAACAGCACCACGTCCTTCTGGATCGGCCTGCTGTGTGATGACTGGCAGTGGACCGATGGAGGAAACTCCACCTACAGAAACTGGGGGAGTGGTCAACCTCATTCATCATCCAGTGACTGTGTGGTACTGAAAAGAGGGAAATGGGAATCACATCCATGTAATCATCTTCACTACCCTCTGTGCTACTACA TTTCCATCCATGTGAGTGATGAGGCTCTGAGCTGGGAGGAAGCGCTGGATCACTGTCGTGACGGGAACAGGACTGCATTTCTGAGCATCGATTCTGAATCTGAACAGAAAGAGGTGGAGTCTGAGCTCAGGAGGAGGGATGTCTCTGAGCctgtgtgggtggggcttagACAGAGCCGACTCTTTGGGTTCTGGATCTGGGCCGATGGGAAGGCCGTGTTTCCGTACTCCTACTGGGATGAAGGGAAACAGCCCGAGCATCATCTCTCTCAGCACTGCGGCGCCGTCGATCCACGGAAGGACTTCAGCTGGAGAGATATGAACTGTCAGTCTCGGTATAAAGCTCTGTGTCTCATCAAATGCTCTCCATAG
- the thumpd1 gene encoding THUMP domain-containing protein 1, whose amino-acid sequence MSDSVQDGRKRSKRRYGAPQAGGKRRRGGRELEPGMQGILITCNMKERRCTAEAYSLLNEYADQLYGPEQLADPNDSSSEDDVEAALQKEVKQFHSTTENQQRRFTALESGANNVLFIRTHSIDPGQLVHSILQDLYSTRRLKSRVILRMLPVCGSCRAFPEDMLKFLSSFLQPWFLSPNHASYQICFKSRNNSHSKRDDVIKSIAGLVNRLNPKNKVDLTNPELSVIIEVIKSVCCVSVIRDYKRFRKYNLQEVAKGPATQESSKQEVAKDPATQESSKQEVGENEANQEVLKDLTSQEQGQQEVVESKANQTEEQNVGGDSGIKKEEQE is encoded by the exons ATGTCTGACAGCGTGCAGGACGGGAGGAAGAGGAGTAAGAGGAGGTATGGTGCCCCCCAGGCGGGCGGAAAGCGGCGGAGAGGTGGCAGGGAGCTGGAGCCAGGCATGCAGGGCATCCTCATCACCTGTAACATGAAGGAGCGCCGATGCACCGCCGAGGCCTACAGCCTGCTGAACGAGTACGCAGACCAGCTGTACGGTCCAGAACag ttaGCAGACCCTAATGACAGCAGCAGTGAGGATGACGTGGAGGCAGCACTGCAGAAGGAGGTGAAACAGTTCCACTCGACCACAGAGAACCAACAGAGACGCTTTACAGCTCTCGAGAGTGGAGCAAATAACGTCTTGTTCATCcgcacacacagcattg acccgGGTCAGTTAGTGCACTCTATCCTGCAGGACCTGTACAGTACTCGGAGGTTGAAGTCGAGGGTGATATTGCGGATGTTGCCGGTGTGTGGGTCGTGTAGAGCGTTCCCTGAAGACATGCTGAAGTTCCTGTCTTCGTTCCTGCAGCCGTGGTTCCTCTCTCCGAACCACGCCTCCTACCAGATCTGCTTCAAATCCCGCAACAACAGCCACAGCAAGAGGGACGACGTCATCAAGAGCATCGCTG GTTTGGTGAACCGGCTAAATCCGAAGAACAAAGTGGACCTGACCAATCCCGAGCTCAGCGTCATCATTGAGGTGATAAAGTCGGTGTGCTGCGTCAGCGTGATCCGAGACTACAAACGCTTCCGAAAATACAACCTGCAGGAAGTGGCCAAGGGCCCAGCCACCCAGGAGTCAtccaaacaggaagtggcaAAGGACCCGGCCACCCAGGAGTCatccaaacaggaagtggggGAAAATGAAGCAAACCAGGAAGTGCTGAAAGACTTGACCAGTCAGGAGCAGGGCCAACAGGAAGTGGTTGAGAGCAAAGCCAATCAGACAGAAGAGCAGAATGTGGGCGGGGACAGTGGGATAAAAAAGGAGGAGCAAGAGTAA